In a single window of the Cyanobium sp. AMD-g genome:
- a CDS encoding MBL fold metallo-hydrolase yields the protein MVVVSEIAPDLFRLSIHVPDFDLQFNHFLVRDAEPLLFHAGLKAMFPALRDAVATLIDPTQLRHIAWSHFESDEIGGLNHWLELAPLAQPVCTLVGKLVSVDDFALRPARGMTEGDVLSTGQYRFRFHRTPHLPHGWDAGLLFEESRRTLFCSDLFHQFGDVADVTSSDLIGPARQAMQQMQGGPLADYMPYTSRSAGLLQGLAALQPQTLAVMHGSSFTGNSEQMLLDLAEVIQEGFEGD from the coding sequence ATGGTTGTCGTCTCTGAGATCGCCCCCGATCTGTTCCGGCTCTCGATCCATGTGCCGGACTTCGATCTGCAGTTCAACCACTTCCTGGTGCGCGACGCGGAGCCGCTGCTGTTTCACGCCGGGCTCAAGGCCATGTTTCCGGCCCTGCGGGACGCCGTGGCCACGCTGATCGATCCCACCCAGCTGCGCCACATCGCCTGGAGCCATTTCGAATCCGATGAGATCGGTGGCCTCAACCACTGGCTGGAGCTGGCGCCCCTGGCCCAGCCGGTCTGCACCCTCGTCGGCAAGCTGGTGAGCGTGGATGATTTCGCCCTCCGCCCCGCCCGTGGCATGACGGAGGGCGACGTGCTCAGCACCGGCCAGTACCGCTTCCGCTTCCACCGCACCCCCCACCTCCCCCATGGCTGGGACGCCGGCCTGCTGTTCGAGGAGAGCCGCCGCACCCTGTTCTGCTCCGATCTCTTCCACCAGTTCGGCGATGTCGCCGACGTGACGTCCTCGGATCTGATCGGGCCGGCGCGCCAGGCGATGCAGCAGATGCAGGGCGGCCCCCTGGCGGATTACATGCCCTACACCAGCCGTTCGGCCGGCCTGCTGCAGGGGTTGGCCGCACTGCAGCCGCAGACGCTGGCCGTCATGCACGGCTCCTCATTCACCGGCAACAGCGAGCAGATGCTGCTCGACCTGGCGGAGGTGATCCAGGAGGGGTTTGAGGGGGACTGA
- a CDS encoding ABC transporter six-transmembrane domain-containing protein, producing MPQTLLSTLSRAERLSIAGTYSLTLLENLCTLSYPAITGWAVDGLLKGSYRGLSALIAVWLVHLVTAFVRQRFDTRVFMGLYARLAVRTVADQKRLGHGTSIVSARVEMMRDMVGFFEADVPAMFSQVVTVVGSLVMLFTYDLQAGLIAMAVLLPMGLVNAWYWRRALRLHRGLNDQIEREIEDIEAARPLRLRRHFGRVRRWHVQLSDSESWTWTVTELATIVALVVLLIDFTRSESFSAGAIYAVLAYVFDYLQGLDSAPALVNNVARLRDIRARLGNAVAAD from the coding sequence ATGCCGCAGACGCTTCTTTCCACCCTCTCCCGCGCTGAACGGCTGTCGATCGCCGGCACCTACTCCCTGACCCTGCTGGAGAACCTCTGCACCCTCTCCTATCCGGCGATCACCGGCTGGGCAGTCGACGGGTTGCTGAAGGGCAGCTACCGGGGCCTGTCGGCGCTGATCGCCGTGTGGCTCGTGCACCTGGTCACGGCCTTCGTGCGGCAGCGCTTCGACACCCGGGTCTTCATGGGCCTCTATGCCCGCCTCGCCGTGCGCACCGTGGCCGACCAGAAGCGCCTCGGCCACGGCACCAGCATCGTGTCGGCGCGGGTGGAGATGATGCGCGACATGGTCGGCTTCTTCGAGGCCGACGTGCCGGCGATGTTCTCCCAGGTGGTGACCGTGGTCGGCTCGCTGGTGATGTTGTTCACCTACGACCTCCAGGCCGGACTCATCGCCATGGCGGTGCTGCTGCCGATGGGGCTCGTCAACGCCTGGTACTGGCGGCGCGCCCTGCGCCTGCACCGCGGCCTCAACGACCAGATCGAGCGCGAGATCGAGGACATCGAGGCGGCGCGCCCGCTGCGCCTGCGGCGCCACTTCGGCCGGGTGCGGCGCTGGCATGTGCAGCTCTCCGACAGCGAGTCGTGGACCTGGACCGTGACGGAGCTCGCCACGATCGTGGCGCTGGTGGTGCTCCTGATCGACTTCACCCGTTCGGAGTCCTTCAGCGCAGGCGCCATCTATGCCGTGCTCGCCTATGTGTTCGATTATCTGCAGGGCCTCGACAGCGCTCCGGCGCTGGTGAACAACGTCGCCCGGCTCAGGGATATCCGGGCACGGCTGGGCAACGCGGTGGCCGCCGATTAA
- a CDS encoding alpha/beta fold hydrolase produces the protein MVRTRSPAKTSAADPLFVEQGGPGDSTIGDIANGALPKYPELPALLQGRDLIFVEERGTRYAKPFLFCPELNAHNIAVVQGKQSYTDPSWIRGCNARLKAQGVNPSAFNTRENAADIYAVAEALGYPVFNYYGVSYGTLLGQYVIAQADKHKSKLRSVILDGVVRPDLDFNLASSHTFSYALRNVFRACAQDQQCNAAYSNLETTFLGIVDRLNQKPVPLTLTIPSSKQTFTTQLDGNAFITGVVPYLARPYSGESARGSSLPRFIHAASQGNFGWIAESLSDLEPRGAREMYHTVVCARSRSVRLQPAQVLPPPYPQLLPLGLRESAAVNNACDVLQVEQKPAFVHANPQIPTLVLNGSYDPVTPAPYGEAVASNFTTAYVFTFPGVGHGALFAPPGMPAAACVTQIADDFLANPKQAPDSRCLAQVKPAFVVE, from the coding sequence GTGGTCCGCACCCGCAGCCCGGCCAAAACCTCTGCGGCTGATCCCCTGTTCGTCGAGCAGGGCGGCCCTGGGGATTCCACCATCGGCGACATTGCCAATGGAGCCCTGCCGAAGTACCCCGAGCTCCCCGCTTTGCTGCAGGGCCGTGATCTGATCTTCGTGGAGGAACGGGGGACCCGGTATGCCAAGCCTTTCCTGTTCTGCCCCGAGCTGAATGCCCACAACATTGCCGTGGTGCAGGGGAAGCAGAGCTACACCGACCCAAGCTGGATCAGGGGCTGTAACGCTCGCCTGAAGGCCCAGGGGGTCAATCCCAGCGCCTTCAACACCCGCGAGAATGCCGCTGACATCTACGCCGTCGCCGAAGCGTTGGGCTATCCGGTGTTCAACTACTACGGCGTGTCCTATGGCACGTTGCTTGGCCAGTACGTCATCGCCCAGGCCGACAAGCACAAGTCCAAACTCCGCAGCGTGATTCTTGATGGCGTCGTACGGCCCGATCTTGATTTCAATCTGGCCTCGAGTCATACGTTCAGCTATGCCCTGAGGAACGTGTTCCGCGCCTGCGCGCAGGACCAACAGTGCAACGCGGCCTACTCAAATCTGGAGACGACGTTTCTGGGGATCGTCGATCGGCTCAACCAGAAACCCGTGCCCCTGACCCTCACCATTCCCTCCAGCAAGCAGACGTTCACCACCCAGCTCGACGGCAACGCCTTCATCACGGGCGTCGTGCCCTATCTCGCCCGGCCCTATTCCGGTGAATCCGCCCGCGGCAGTTCCCTGCCCCGATTCATCCACGCCGCCAGCCAGGGCAACTTCGGCTGGATCGCCGAATCCCTGTCGGATCTCGAACCGAGGGGGGCCAGGGAGATGTATCACACGGTCGTCTGTGCCCGGAGTCGATCGGTTCGGCTCCAGCCCGCCCAGGTGCTGCCGCCGCCCTACCCGCAACTGCTCCCCCTGGGCCTGCGCGAATCCGCAGCGGTGAACAACGCCTGCGACGTGCTCCAGGTGGAGCAGAAGCCAGCCTTTGTTCATGCCAATCCGCAGATCCCCACCCTGGTGCTGAATGGCAGCTACGACCCGGTCACGCCAGCGCCTTACGGCGAAGCCGTGGCCAGCAACTTCACCACCGCCTACGTGTTCACCTTCCCCGGCGTCGGCCATGGGGCGCTGTTTGCGCCGCCGGGGATGCCCGCAGCCGCCTGCGTGACCCAGATCGCCGACGACTTTCTGGCCAACCCGAAGCAGGCGCCCGACAGCCGTTGCCTGGCCCAGGTCAAGCCGGCGTTCGTCGTTGAGTGA
- a CDS encoding DNA alkylation repair protein has protein sequence MKHLLGHEAVVCLANNIRIVDADFPVSRFCESALAGLEPLAIMQRGRHIAKALRDVLPGNYEEAVQVLIASLTPEKSETEDLGVAGFFYLPHSFFVSEYGQDDQHNGGNDPFETSMLALHALTMRFTSEFAIRPFLIQQQERALEQVGQWITDPNPHVRRLCSEGTRPRLPWGKRIASFVADPRPTLPILEFLKDDPSLYVRRSVANHLGDIAKDHPELVFATCERWLREGASSDLQWLIRHAVRYPAKQGDARARKIRAAAC, from the coding sequence TTGAAGCATCTGCTGGGCCATGAGGCGGTTGTGTGTCTGGCGAACAACATTCGGATTGTTGATGCAGACTTCCCGGTCAGCCGATTCTGCGAATCCGCGCTGGCGGGCCTTGAACCGTTGGCCATCATGCAGCGAGGTCGGCACATCGCCAAGGCGCTTCGTGACGTCTTGCCTGGCAACTACGAGGAGGCTGTTCAAGTTCTCATCGCTTCCTTGACGCCGGAGAAGTCAGAAACAGAAGATTTGGGAGTGGCAGGCTTTTTCTATCTTCCACACAGCTTCTTTGTTTCTGAGTACGGGCAGGACGATCAACACAATGGTGGCAACGACCCCTTCGAGACGTCGATGCTGGCGTTGCATGCCCTCACCATGCGGTTCACCTCGGAGTTTGCCATCCGCCCGTTTCTGATCCAGCAGCAGGAACGCGCACTGGAGCAGGTTGGTCAATGGATCACCGATCCGAATCCGCATGTGAGGCGCCTCTGCAGCGAGGGGACACGCCCAAGGCTTCCCTGGGGGAAACGCATTGCTTCGTTTGTTGCCGACCCGAGGCCAACATTGCCCATTCTTGAATTCCTGAAGGACGATCCATCGCTGTACGTCCGCCGCAGTGTTGCCAACCATCTGGGGGACATCGCCAAAGACCATCCGGAACTCGTCTTTGCCACCTGTGAGCGTTGGTTGCGGGAGGGTGCTTCGTCAGATCTGCAGTGGCTGATCCGCCATGCGGTTCGCTACCCAGCCAAGCAGGGAGATGCGCGCGCACGGAAGATCCGTGCGGCAGCTTGCTAG